A genomic segment from Glycine soja cultivar W05 chromosome 20, ASM419377v2, whole genome shotgun sequence encodes:
- the LOC114401758 gene encoding E3 ubiquitin-protein ligase RHA2A-like — MGLQNQLNDVSSGSIPLLVLAQIATCVNYLRSMLFALLQTLGLCRFHSDQIVDERFLAAVGSGLAGLIMLSDQLTLSSQFFHHHHAGAGGHDHHPCVVCQATFEDGDQVRMLPCRHVFHRRCFDGWLHHYKFNCPLCRSPLFSDERVAVTERRLGQQLISWFSLH, encoded by the coding sequence ATGGGTTTGCAAAACCAATTAAACGACGTGTCGTCGGGTTCGATTCCGCTGCTGGTCTTGGCGCAGATAGCGACCTGCGTCAACTACCTCCGCTCCATGCTTTTCGCGCTTTTGCAAACCCTTGGTCTGTGCCGATTTCACTCCGACCAGATCGTCGACGAGCGCTTCCTCGCCGCCGTCGGATCCGGCCTCGCCGGACTCATCATGCTCTCCGATCAGCTAACTCTCAGCAGCCaattcttccaccaccaccacgcCGGCGCCGGCGGCCACGACCACCACCCCTGCGTCGTGTGCCAGGCCACCTTCGAGGACGGCGACCAGGTCCGCATGCTCCCCTGCCGCCACGTCTTCCACCGCCGCTGCTTCGACGGCTGGCTCCACCACTACAAGTTTAACTGCCCACTCTGCCGCTCACCGCTCTTCTCCGACGAGCGCGTGGCCGTCACAGAGCGCCGCCTCGGCCAGCAACTCATCTCTTGGTTCTCTCTTCACTGA